A region of the Ammospiza nelsoni isolate bAmmNel1 chromosome 14, bAmmNel1.pri, whole genome shotgun sequence genome:
TCCTTGGCCTGCAGACACAGGGGAGGAGGCAGTGGCAGCCACAGGGCTCTGCATTGCAGCACAGGAttggtgctggcagcacagccaatGCCCAGTGTGAGCACTCAGCACAAGCGCAGGAGCGAGCACAGGGGGTGCCAGGACTCGCTGCTAGTGCTGATGCCTGACTTGCTTCCAACGACCAgacctgtgccagcccaggcaccTTTCCTTCCACACGGACCCCCAGCCCAAGCTATGTCACCCCCAAAGCAGCATCTCTCAGAAGGGCGTCCCCAGGAATGCAGGACCCCCTCCAGCCACCAGTGTGGTCTCCTGGGCTGACAAGGGCCGGTCCCGTCCCACTAAGGTGAGTGGAGGCACCCTCCAGAGAGACTGGCCAAGGCCAGCGGGTCCTGCCCTGCCAATTTCCCTGTGAGTGCAGAACAAGTACAAAGTCTGTCTAAAGTGGGAATGAGGTCAAGAGACAGCCTCCCTCTAAGCTGATTAGAGGAAAGCATCCCCCTAATACAATAAACTGCACTGGGACTGTGCTGTTCCCACTGGCTGCAGATCAGGGTCAGCCAAtctcctgccccacagcatCCGGGGGGCAGGGGTCCAGGGGTCAAGCAAGCCAGGACCCTGCAGACTGCAtgtcctccctcccctgcccactGCATCAGCAGACCAGGAGCAGCCTCTTTCCATTTGAGCTGGCatcagggcagccccagggaggacAAGGGGAGTGGGACCCCactctgcagcccagctgccctggcagctcagTGTGGGGATGGGCTCACGTGGCCCCACTGCTCACCCAGCAGGTTCTCCCGCTCTGGGGCCCTGCTGTGTGTTTGATAAGGAGCCACTCCCTAAGGACTGGTCCAGATTTGCCTGTGGACTCTTGTCTTGGttcagtgccagccctgggtttggcctctccctgcccttgcccAGCAAGGCCTGTaactccctccctgctcccagttGCTGTGGATAAGCAGAGTATTTGACTcctccctgagctcccctgcCCACACCTGCACCAAGAGTCTCTGTGGAGCACAGGCACAAGTGCTGGGGTCCCCTGGTCCCAAAGAACTCCTTGGTGTCTCCTCTCACAGCGCTGAGTACCCCGACCTGCGGAAGCACAACAACTGCATGGCCAGCAACCTGACACCAGCCATCTACGCCAGGCTCTGTGACAAGGCAACCCCAAATGGCTGGACCTTGGACCAGTGCATTCAGACTGGCGTCGACAACCCTGGCCATCCCTTCATCAAGACTGTGGGCATTGTAGCTGGTGATGAGGAGACCTATGAGGTGAGTGGCAGCCAGAGCCTTGCCTGCAGCATCCAGAGGAATCCCAGTACCCATGGTACAACCAGCAGCCTGGGTCATTACTGCCCACCTCCTCTCGCCCAgcctgagcagctggagaggccCCTGGAAAGCCTCCATGtgctcctgcaggacacagggctcttttggagcagctgttgctggagccctgcagcctcctgctccacTTGCCCTGTGGATTGCCGTTGCACTGCAGGACACACTGTCCCCCACACTGGCAGTGTGGCCCTGCCAGGCTTGTGGCAGGGGCTTCATGGAGCCCTGGGTCTGCTGTACATTGTCCCACTTGTTTCCAGGTGTTTGCCGACCTGTTTGACCCTGTGATTCAGGAGCGGCACAACGGATACAACCCCCGCACCATGAAGCACGTCACAGACCTGGATTGCACAAAGGTGCAGAAGCTGGACAGCGGTGCTGCACGGGGTGTCCTTCCTTGGGCCTTGGGGTCGGGCCCTGACAGCCCCAGGGCCGCCCATGAACAGCCTGTGGCTCCTGTCTGTTCCAGATAAAGTTTGGCCAGTTTGATGAGCGCTACGTGCTCTCGTCCCGGGTCCGGACCGGGCGCAGCATCCGCGGCCTGAGCCTGCCGCCGGCCTGCACCCGTGCCGAGAGACGCGAGGTGGAGAAGGTGGCTGTGGACGCCCTGAGCGGCCTCACCGGGGACCTGGCGGGCCGCTACTACCGCCTCAGCGAGATGACCGAGtcggagcagcagcagctcattgATGTGAGTCAgcgcagctccccagcagccccccgGGTGCATGCAGAGCAGGACTCCTTCCTGGCCCTGCCTCTCTGGCAGGTTGCATCCTCTTTTTACAGCTCTGCTGTCTTCAACTGGGAGCCCTGCCCTAGGAAGGCAGCCCAACAACacagtgctgctcagcccttGTGAGCCAGGAGCTCCCCAAACTGGGCCCCAGCAGCTCATGGCCGCCTCTGACTCTTGCCTCCAtttccctgcccatgcccagaGGAAGGCAGTCTTGTTGCACTCAACTGGTGCCCcaccagcccctggcacagggtgggctaTGCACCAGCAACCTTCTGCCTCCCAGGCCAGGAAGGCAAGGGCTCCTGCCCCTGGGTGCCctgcctgggagagctgtggtGAATCTCCTGCATGGCAGATGGGACCAGTACGACAGGGAGTACTGGAACAAGTGAGGGTGCCCAGGCTCCAGCCATGCAGCCTGGGTGAGCCCATGAACTCTGCCTCCTTCCAGGACCACTTCCTCTTTGACAAGCCGGTGTCCCCGctcctgacagcagcaggaatggctCGGGACTGGCCTGACGCCCGAGGGATCTGGTGAGGTTCTGCCCTGGCaatgggcagcagggcagaaatgGGGGGGGGACGCACTGCTCCATCCATCTCAGCCCTGCCACCCATGTTTCCCCTGTTTGCCACGCCACAGACCCTAGCACATGGCACCAGTGCCCCTGGGCCGTGCTCACCATGGGTTCTGTGGCCTTACCTGGGAGCTCCGTGCATCACTGTCAGCAGTCTACTGTTCCCTACataaacacagcactgtactGGCAAGAGGGACTGTGGAGCCAGTACCAGCTGCCAATCCTGCCTGCTCTCACCAtcctgcagcaccttgcactcTAAGGCTGCCAAAAACCTCTGATTGCCTTCTGCTCCCTGGGCAATCCCCAGCACTCCTCCTGGCTTCTGCACACTCTATGTGACACCAaacctgccctgccacagccgCATCtcactgctccctcccagcatCTTTGCACAGCCATGCAACATCCCACGCTCCTGCAGAGCAACAGCCGGCACACTTGTCCGCCCATGCCACCCTTGCTGACGCCGTGCCTTTACATGGAAAACATCTCCAGGGCACAGATGgtttccagctccagctgcacctAGCCCAGCCCTCCAGAGCACGCTCCATGCCTCACAAGCCCCCTCCCACTGCCTGCACGGTGCAGGAGCCACGCTCCCATCTCCAGTCCAGGCTGGGTCACCACCATGCTGGCACCCgtctgtgcccagggcactggagACAGCTCCCATCAGCAGCAGTGATACATGTGGATGGGCACTGGCCTGTCTCCAGGAGcatcccctggctgcccagACTGGTGCATTCGGCACGTGGGAACCAAGGGCAGCACTGGTAGCACAGTGGCAGGGGCAGAAGGGGCACAGTTGAGTGGGCAGAGGGTCTCTGcaagctgccagcacagccaaacACTGCCCTGTCCCTAGGCACAACCACCAGAAGACCTTCTTGATCTGGATCAATGAGGAGGACCACACACGTATCATCTCCATGGAGAAGGGGGGCAACATGAAGCGCGTTTTTGAGCGGTTCTGCCGGGGCCTAAAGGAGGTGAGTGTCAGcttctgctgtgccagccccataAACAGGCAAAGAGGGGCAAGCAGAGCTCCTGTGGTGCTGGCCCTCTGCTGGGCGAGCCTTGGCCAGGGCTGAGCGACTGCTTGTGCCTCTGACTCAGGTGGAGCGGCTAATCCAGGAGCGAGGCTGGGAGTTCATGTGGAATGAGCGGCTGGGTTACATCCTGACCTGCCCCTCTAACCTGGGCACGGGGCTGCGAGCAGGCGTCCACATCAAGCTGCCACTGCTCAGCAAGGTATTACCATGGCCAGTTTTGTggtgagccaggctgggactgTGGGGAGCTCAGCCACAAAGGTGCAGGACAACATGGGACCCAGCCCTGGGCCACACTCAGGTTCCCCTAGGAGGTGTGGGgtccagcccctgcctgcaTTCCTAGCCAGGGAGGCCTGGGTGTGCTTTGGGCAGCACTCTGGTAGGGCTGGTGACCCCACTGACAGGagcctgtgagcagcaggggcCCACACCAGGGAGCATTCGGCCACAGAGCCCTGACTCCCCTGTTGCTGGTCCTGCTGAGCACTGACACTTTCTCTGGGCACCAGGACAGCCGCTTCCCTAAGATCCTAGAGAACCTCCGGCTACAGAAGCGTGGGACGGGTGGTGTGGACACTGCAGCCAAAGGCTGCGTCTTTGACATCTCGAACCTGGACCGTCTGGGGAAGTCAGAGGTGGGTGCCAGAtagagctggggagggaggttCTGGAATGTGTCTGCATGAGGGGCCCACAGTGCCCatgcagccccagggccatgTGCTGGGGCCAGCATGTGGGTGCTGGGAGtggcagtgcctgccctgcaTGCAGCGGGAGTGGCCAAGTGGTGTGGCTCCCAGGATGGTCCCTCAGTCACCACATCTGTGCTTGTGCAGGTGGAACTGGTGCAGCTGGTGATCGATGGTGTGAACTACCTGATAGACTGTGAGCGGCGGCTGGAGAAGGGGCAGGACATCCGCAtcccgccgccgctgccgcagTTCCGGCACTGAGCGGGACCACGGCAGCGCTCTGGGACCCAGGTCCCCCTTAGCTTGTGCGATCTCTGTGCCCAGCATGTGCTGCATCCTGTAACCCACAACGCGTCAGGTCAGACCCCATAAACGTGCGCTGCTGTAGCTGTGGCTCCGGCTTCTTCTTACCCCAGCACTCAGCACCCCACTgacctcccagccctgtcctcctGCAGAGGCACCACTCGGGTTTCCCCTCCATCACAAGGCTTCACAATCACCACACATGTGTTCTGAAcgccctgccccatcccatccaCCCCGGCCACCTCCCAGCTGgtatcaggagcagtgcagcagggccaggaagCACTGCATGGCCTCAGGTCCCACACTGAGCAGCACGCTCTGGAAGGTATCTGGCAAATGAAGGCACTCCAGTGGGAAATGTGTCTTGAACACCCAGGcagtgggagagcaggagccagTGGGCCCCATGGTCCTCAGGATCCTGGATGGGCTGCAGCGAGCCTACTTGGGATGGGCAGTGCCTGCACCAGGATCTCAAGGGCATGGCACCCTTGCTGTCCTGGAGCAGGTCCtggagcacaggctgcaggaaagAGCAACATTGCACTGCCTGTGCAATCTGCACCTTCCCTCAGAGCTTCTTGCTCAATGTCCCATAGCGGGTTTGTGGCAGGCTTGCTACAAGGATAAGGATGCAGGGACAAAGGGGAGTCTCACTCTGAGCCATAGCTCTGACCCCCAATCCGGGGGCTGGCCGCTCCCAGCCACCGGTGGCTGAGCAGAGCACATGCCCCAGTCAGTGACCGGAGCGGGTGTCAGCGCTGGGAGTCGTTCCCTGTGCCCGTGCAGTAGCGAGGAACGGCTCTAGAGCGGAGGGAGCAGAACCGGCCCTCGAGCACGCATGTCCCCGCGGCGGCTGCGCTCCCGGAGGCCCGTGCTCACTCACTGGGGTTGGGGTACCGCAGTACCAGCAGAAGCAGCATCCCCGGGCTGGCAAGGAAAGCAGCCATTCCTGCGTCTTACGGGGAGTAGGAGCGAGCGACAGGTCCCGCAGTGCTCGCTCCGGCAACTCCCGCAGTACGGCCCCAGAGCCCGGCTCCAGCCCCCGCCGCTCTCGCTTTCGCTACGGCTCCCAGCCTTCCTCCGACACCGGCAGTCCCAGAGACCCCCGTCCCACAGACCGCCGAGACAACCTGTGACACACCTGATACCTCCCCGGCACGGGACCCTGCCCGGTCCCTGCCTGCTCACCCCGCTGCGGCCGCCGGGGCTGGACGCCAGACGGAGCCGACTGTCGCTGGCCTCGGTTCTGGGCGCTAATCCGAGGCCGGCGCCAGCCTCAACACCGCAAAGAATGCCGAGCGCGTGTATTATCGATGACGGGAACCCGGCACGGGCGGAGGCAGCCGGGCGGCAGGGCACCGCCCGGGGCTGCCGACACCGCCCGGGGCCGCGGAcaccgcccggccccgccgcctcaCGCCGGCCCGAGCTGCGGAcaccgcccggccccgccgcctcaCGCCGGCCGGAGGAGCGGCCCGGGCGGCGGgcagcgccccctggcggcccGGAGCGCACGGTGCTGCCCGGGGCGGCCCGGGCCCGGGCCCTTTGTCCCAATGGCGACGATGTTGTCGGAGATGTTGGGCGGGTTGTCCCCGCAGCCCTGGGGCCGACTGGCTGATGCAGCTCAATATTGGTGACAAACACGCCAGAAACAAGCCGGGCGGCTGCCCCCGTACCGGAGGTGAGCTGATGAGGGCTGGCCCCAATCAcgagctctggggatgctgggagCAGTTGCTAAAACTCAGCCGTCAGCGGTAGGGACCTGACGACAAGGCGAGGGCAGGAGCCCGTGGCCTCTAAGGAGAAACGGATGGTGAGGCGGAAACGGGGTACCGAGAACGTTTCCCCAGTTGATGCATTGTCCCCCGAGGCCCACCTGAGCTGCCCGGCGCGCTGCAAAGGGAGGTGGCGCTAGGTCGGTGAGGATCGGTTtttgtgcagggacagccctagGCCCCGGCAGGACCGGGGCACGGTGGTGCGAGGTGGGAGCAGGCCGCACGTGGTCAAAGCTGCGGGCGAGCAtcctggc
Encoded here:
- the CKMT1A gene encoding creatine kinase U-type, mitochondrial, with protein sequence MASTFARALSSRRSAGLLAMVGAGSLAAGFLLARDSVSAGDRQRRRYPPSAEYPDLRKHNNCMASNLTPAIYARLCDKATPNGWTLDQCIQTGVDNPGHPFIKTVGIVAGDEETYEVFADLFDPVIQERHNGYNPRTMKHVTDLDCTKIKFGQFDERYVLSSRVRTGRSIRGLSLPPACTRAERREVEKVAVDALSGLTGDLAGRYYRLSEMTESEQQQLIDDHFLFDKPVSPLLTAAGMARDWPDARGIWHNHQKTFLIWINEEDHTRIISMEKGGNMKRVFERFCRGLKEVERLIQERGWEFMWNERLGYILTCPSNLGTGLRAGVHIKLPLLSKDSRFPKILENLRLQKRGTGGVDTAAKGCVFDISNLDRLGKSEVELVQLVIDGVNYLIDCERRLEKGQDIRIPPPLPQFRH